One window of Penaeus chinensis breed Huanghai No. 1 chromosome 3, ASM1920278v2, whole genome shotgun sequence genomic DNA carries:
- the LOC125040577 gene encoding uncharacterized protein LOC125040577, with translation MFPNITLRVHNGVSQLYRKGLKLNTPREENLRVRTRASGYYFQMKIEGKGGKFMILRLHGQRLRRTLLFATAVFFLAESSHALHDEGPAKGKFFLKSYSTTTFTMLSTFTTVVPFQCFFTSADIQACQGRKLRRLRKLSIDVDEVVDSSLTSSEGEVKGYVDQEADANPSERLFFTLWRTSTSTATVTTTSTNSSITISASAYCTYSGFTGPLC, from the exons ATGTTCCCTAATATTACATTACGTGTACACAACGGGGTTTCACAACTGTACCGCAAAGGTTTAAAACTTAATACTCCACGT GAGGAAAATCTGCGAGTGCGGACCAGGGCATCAGGTTACTATTTCCAGATGAAAAttgagggtaagggggggaaatTTATGATCCTGAGACTCCACGGTCAGAGATTAAGG AGGACTCTTCTCTTTGCCACAGCGGTTTTCTTCTTGGCCGAATCTTCCCATGCTTTGCATGACGAAGGGC CTGCGAAGGGCAAGTTTTTCCTGAAGAGTTACAGCACGACCACCTTCACTATGCTCAGCACCTTCACAACCGTCGTTCCTTTCCAGTGCTTCTTCA CCTCCGCCGACATCCAGGCCTGCCAGGGGCGCAAGCTGCGTCGCTTGCGCAAACTTTCCATCGACGTCGATGAGGTGGTCGACTCCAGCCTGACCTCCAGCGAAGGCGAGGTCAAAGGCTACGTGGATCAGGAGGCAGATGCTAATCCGAGCGAGAGGCTTTTCTTCACGCTGTGGAGGACGAGCACCTCCACGGCCACCgtcactaccacctccaccaactcTTCTATCACCATTTCGGCCTCCGCCTACTGCACCTACTCCGGGTTCACTGGGCCGCTCTGCTAA
- the LOC125040570 gene encoding uncharacterized protein LOC125040570, giving the protein MADQPNDHKRLIGLAAVLCLASSAYALTEEEEVLQKSPEKARLFVASYFTSTFTAISTFTTVEPFQCFFTSAGVQACTGRKLRRMRKLSVDIDGSSDSGLSPSEGGASVMQSEDKDTPAEKFFFTVWKTNTSTATVTTTSINSSITISASAYCTFSGFTGPLC; this is encoded by the exons atggctgatcagcccaatgatcat AAGCGCCTTATCGGGCTAGCAGCCGTCCTATGCCTGGCCAGCTCGGCTTATGCCTtgaccgaggaggaggagg TGCTCCAGAAGTCGCCCGAGAAGGCCAGGTTGTTCGTGGCGAGTTATTTCACTTCCACATTTACAGCCATAAGCACCTTCACCACAGTCGAGCCTTTCCAGTGCTTCTTCA CATCAGCCGGCGTACAGGCCTGCACCGGCCGTAAGCTTCGGCGCATGCGCAAACTCTCCGTCGACATCGATGGCTCGAGCGACAGCGGCCTTTCTCCGAGCGAGGGCGGCGCCAGCGTCATGCAGTCCGAGGACAAGGACACACCCGCCGAAAAGTTCTTCTTCACGGTGTGGAAGACCAACACGTCCACGGCCACAGTGACTACGACCTCAATCAACTCCTCCATCACGATCTCGGCCTCCGCCTACTGCACTTTCTCCGGATTCACAGGACCGCTTTGCTAG